The following are from one region of the bacterium genome:
- a CDS encoding DUF6029 family protein produces MRSKFVTLAIACTTCLSLSIESSAQLPGNASATMSNRTNWADGVEQELSTGNDKRKLYFENIFEARIAISEQFTAGLRHTTYQPSYWNERVTGIESLDKKWLQYSRDFYSIRVGNSYTSWGRGLTLSLQEDFDQGLDAGIDGLLLKFNKGPVAVEVIRGSSEDDPAGLTKPNDIEGINTEVSFTGGKVGASYLRILPDGSYLEQKIPGGYVSYQKTIRGIGLVSGWVEASWQAFPNKTKLNNRGWFGSFAVARKGLSILCEYKDYQYEKAFGNLLPFQAPPILQRELISKLMSSHPHNPRYEDEIGWQLEANYKPSKRLGLSFYTAQSSIHHGSPLPSMEEKESPFWEALVETNWKVRPTTNLRFQVARFEEAIWNDQFGIASVHNERTGLLLGIQSPLFWKLTVDGSVEQMMTTNVLRDEDITDQYISATFSIPGTGAFSVSFDHTDDDQEVGGPNWIGAELTAPIHDGIQIQCFGGKERGGIKCSSGRCRLVNPFEGVRIGVEATF; encoded by the coding sequence ATGCGAAGTAAGTTTGTAACGCTCGCTATCGCATGTACAACATGTCTGTCACTATCGATAGAAAGCAGTGCCCAACTTCCCGGGAATGCTTCGGCTACTATGTCCAATCGAACGAATTGGGCGGATGGTGTAGAGCAGGAACTGTCAACCGGGAATGATAAACGGAAGTTATACTTCGAGAATATCTTTGAAGCGCGTATCGCAATTTCCGAGCAGTTTACCGCCGGATTGCGACACACGACTTACCAACCGAGTTACTGGAACGAACGAGTCACCGGAATCGAGTCGCTCGATAAAAAATGGTTGCAGTATTCGCGAGACTTCTATTCGATTCGAGTTGGAAATAGCTATACCTCCTGGGGACGCGGGCTAACGCTTTCGTTACAGGAAGATTTCGACCAGGGGTTGGATGCCGGAATCGATGGATTGCTCCTGAAATTCAATAAGGGACCGGTTGCGGTAGAAGTGATTCGTGGTTCGTCGGAAGATGATCCTGCCGGTCTTACTAAACCGAATGACATTGAAGGTATCAATACCGAAGTCAGTTTTACCGGTGGTAAAGTTGGCGCGAGCTACCTGCGGATACTACCAGATGGTTCCTACTTGGAACAAAAAATTCCCGGCGGTTATGTTTCTTATCAAAAGACCATTCGCGGAATCGGTTTGGTGAGTGGTTGGGTAGAGGCATCGTGGCAGGCTTTTCCCAATAAAACCAAATTGAACAATCGCGGTTGGTTCGGTTCGTTTGCCGTTGCCCGAAAAGGATTATCGATTCTATGCGAGTATAAAGATTACCAATACGAAAAAGCGTTTGGAAACCTATTACCTTTCCAAGCTCCACCAATTTTACAGCGCGAGCTCATTTCTAAATTGATGTCATCTCATCCCCATAATCCGCGCTACGAAGATGAAATCGGTTGGCAACTCGAAGCGAATTACAAACCGTCGAAGCGGCTTGGTCTATCGTTCTACACTGCACAATCGTCGATTCACCACGGTTCGCCGCTACCCTCGATGGAAGAGAAAGAGTCGCCGTTCTGGGAAGCGTTGGTTGAAACGAATTGGAAAGTTCGGCCGACGACTAATCTCCGCTTTCAAGTGGCACGGTTTGAGGAAGCAATCTGGAACGATCAATTCGGTATCGCTTCCGTTCACAACGAGCGTACTGGTTTATTGCTGGGAATTCAATCGCCGTTGTTTTGGAAATTGACTGTTGACGGCTCCGTTGAGCAGATGATGACGACGAATGTTCTCCGCGACGAAGATATCACCGATCAATACATCAGCGCAACGTTCTCGATTCCCGGCACTGGCGCATTTTCGGTTTCGTTCGATCATACCGACGACGATCAGGAAGTCGGCGGCCCTAACTGGATTGGAGCAGAACTAACCGCGCCGATTCACGACGGCATTCAAATTCAATGTTTTGGTGGGAAAGAACGCGGTGGCATCAAATGCAGTAGCGGACGTTGCCGCTTAGTGAATCCGTTCGAGGGAGTGCGCATCGGTGTCGAAGCCACCTTCTGA
- a CDS encoding TlpA family protein disulfide reductase produces MKRVVQLFILVMVVLSASFGFAQDKAPSVTLKGFDGNAVELSQYWENGPVLIDFWATWCTPCKESLPHFDEIYAKYKDKGLQVLAISVDAPKSMSKVQPFIVGEGFTFTTLLDPNSEGLKAFGAKNIPHTVLVGKGGKILHTKFGYLPGDEEKLEEEVKKALAEIAVPESKSEAVKEGTPNAK; encoded by the coding sequence ATGAAACGCGTTGTACAACTTTTCATTCTCGTAATGGTAGTTTTGTCGGCAAGCTTTGGGTTTGCACAGGATAAAGCGCCGTCAGTTACGCTAAAGGGTTTCGATGGAAACGCGGTCGAACTATCCCAGTATTGGGAGAATGGGCCAGTGCTGATCGATTTCTGGGCGACCTGGTGTACCCCATGTAAAGAGTCGCTGCCCCATTTCGATGAGATTTACGCGAAGTACAAAGACAAAGGTTTGCAGGTGTTAGCAATTTCAGTCGATGCTCCCAAATCGATGTCGAAAGTGCAACCGTTCATCGTCGGTGAGGGCTTTACCTTTACGACCTTACTCGACCCCAACAGCGAAGGATTGAAAGCATTCGGTGCGAAGAATATCCCCCACACTGTGTTAGTCGGTAAGGGGGGTAAAATTCTTCATACGAAATTCGGGTACCTCCCCGGTGACGAAGAAAAACTGGAAGAGGAAGTGAAGAAGGCGCTTGCCGAAATCGCTGTTCCCGAATCGAAATCCGAAGCGGTGAAAGAAGGAACGCCCAATGCGAAGTAA